From Fibrobacter succinogenes, a single genomic window includes:
- a CDS encoding glutamate-5-semialdehyde dehydrogenase, with the protein MTQNNVNLEKYSDELANNAKNASKKLRTLSAEKRSAVLARVAEILRAKKPEILAANKLDLEAAAGKLDDSKMDRLTLNDARIESMAKGAEEIAAFTDPLGRVLESRELKNGIKISRVAVPIGSVFFIFESRPNVTIDGACLCFKAGNAVILRGGKESLNSAKCLAGIFHQALEENGVDKDAVQLVTETSHDLVGMLLQRNDCLDLVIPRGGERLIRAVVEQSKIPVIKHFNGICHVYVDKSADMEKAVNILINAKTQRTGVCNAMECVIIDRHIDDANVKKLLDCLADRGVELFGNKDAQSHDSRIKDIGDDSNYHHEYLALKASVKFVDNVEEACDHIEKNSSRHTEAVVAEDASVQDYFVANVDSSSVMVNASTRFADGGEYGLGAEVGISTDKLHARGPMGVESLCSYKWILRGNGQVRG; encoded by the coding sequence ATGACACAGAATAACGTTAATTTGGAAAAATACTCTGACGAGCTCGCCAACAACGCAAAGAACGCGAGCAAGAAACTCCGTACTTTGAGCGCCGAAAAGCGCTCCGCCGTGCTCGCACGTGTTGCAGAAATTCTCCGCGCAAAGAAGCCGGAAATTCTCGCCGCCAACAAGCTCGACCTCGAAGCCGCCGCCGGCAAACTGGACGATTCCAAAATGGATCGCTTGACTTTGAACGACGCCCGCATCGAATCGATGGCCAAGGGCGCCGAAGAAATCGCCGCATTTACCGACCCGCTGGGTCGTGTTCTTGAATCCCGTGAACTCAAGAACGGCATCAAGATTAGCCGTGTCGCCGTGCCGATAGGTTCTGTGTTCTTTATTTTTGAAAGCCGCCCGAACGTGACGATTGATGGTGCTTGCCTTTGCTTTAAGGCGGGCAATGCCGTGATTCTCCGTGGCGGCAAGGAATCGCTCAACTCCGCAAAATGCCTCGCCGGGATTTTCCACCAGGCTCTTGAAGAAAACGGTGTTGACAAGGACGCTGTACAGCTCGTGACTGAAACGAGCCACGACCTCGTGGGCATGCTTTTGCAGCGTAACGATTGCCTCGACCTCGTGATTCCCCGCGGTGGCGAACGCTTGATCCGCGCCGTCGTGGAACAGAGCAAGATTCCTGTCATCAAGCACTTCAACGGCATTTGCCACGTGTATGTCGATAAGTCTGCCGACATGGAAAAAGCAGTAAACATCTTGATTAACGCCAAGACGCAGCGCACCGGCGTGTGCAACGCCATGGAATGCGTGATTATCGACCGCCATATCGATGATGCCAACGTCAAGAAGCTCTTGGATTGCCTCGCCGACCGCGGCGTGGAACTCTTTGGCAACAAGGACGCCCAATCGCATGACAGCCGCATCAAGGACATCGGCGATGACAGCAACTACCATCACGAATACCTCGCCCTCAAGGCTAGCGTCAAGTTCGTCGATAACGTCGAAGAAGCCTGCGACCACATCGAAAAGAACAGCAGCCGCCACACCGAAGCGGTCGTTGCCGAAGATGCCTCTGTGCAAGATTACTTCGTCGCAAACGTCGACAGCAGCAGCGTCATGGTGAACGCCAGCACACGCTTTGCAGACGGTGGCGAATACGGCCTCGGTGCCGAAGTGGGAATTTCCACGGACAAGTTGCATGCACGCGGCCCGATGGGTGTCGAAAGCCTCTGCAGCTACAAGTGGATTCTTCGTGGCAACGGACAAGTGAGAGGATAG
- a CDS encoding FISUMP domain-containing protein has product MNKKILTLALSSFLFVACGESSNASDSFNANSVEAGNSSSSEKDLVLDDSVLLECEKSLPSPFGDDLTKSQKTSKDTVCFYEDFVVKDTICCFGEVGTYLLKGENGKFINVSSDFGIAFKYDTLFASIEPSTVHRCMATVGNERYRAVKIGSQTWLSENAGGEGRCLNDDDENCKLFGSLKPYDEAEKICSGDYRLPTSVDVEKLMQSVGAKVEISYTRDICGEIPSETRYYDVPLFVDTQDSSKNDNIYEFSFKVEGGTYDHNFEGKQAYLTDKTCFFLQSDEKNNFRMAFCYDVKKKYAVVTEIAKDAEVYVRCIMK; this is encoded by the coding sequence ATGAATAAGAAAATCTTGACTCTTGCATTATCTTCCTTTTTATTTGTCGCTTGTGGCGAATCTTCTAATGCAAGCGACTCGTTTAATGCAAATTCTGTTGAAGCTGGTAATTCTAGTTCGTCTGAAAAAGATTTAGTTCTTGATGACTCGGTACTTTTGGAGTGTGAAAAATCTTTGCCAAGTCCTTTTGGTGATGATTTGACTAAATCTCAAAAAACGTCGAAAGATACAGTTTGTTTCTATGAAGACTTTGTTGTAAAAGATACCATTTGTTGTTTTGGTGAAGTAGGTACGTATCTGTTGAAAGGCGAAAATGGCAAATTTATAAATGTAAGTTCAGATTTTGGGATTGCTTTCAAATATGATACGTTGTTCGCTTCAATTGAACCATCCACAGTTCATCGCTGTATGGCTACTGTCGGAAATGAACGTTATAGGGCTGTCAAAATAGGTTCACAGACTTGGCTTTCTGAAAATGCTGGGGGAGAGGGACGTTGCTTAAATGATGACGACGAAAATTGCAAGTTGTTTGGTTCGTTGAAGCCTTATGATGAAGCGGAAAAAATTTGTTCTGGGGATTATCGTTTGCCAACAAGTGTTGATGTCGAAAAATTGATGCAATCTGTAGGCGCCAAAGTTGAAATTTCATATACTAGGGATATATGTGGTGAAATTCCTAGTGAAACACGTTATTACGATGTCCCTTTATTTGTAGATACTCAAGATTCTTCAAAAAATGATAATATCTATGAATTTTCATTCAAAGTGGAAGGCGGAACATATGATCATAATTTTGAAGGTAAACAAGCCTATTTGACTGATAAAACATGCTTCTTTTTACAATCTGACGAAAAAAACAATTTTCGGATGGCGTTTTGCTATGATGTCAAGAAAAAATATGCTGTTGTAACAGAGATTGCAAAAGATGCTGAAGTTTATGTACGTTGCATCATGAAATAG
- a CDS encoding Tfp pilus assembly protein FimT/FimU → MGAVSNKRGFTLPLTIAILVIIGFLVSSFYTMVKNERIESSRRFTDAQATLELESGVNYAFFRMQAEHKPWRTDSLQHSSKDGKIRFSLSQIQDGAYASLNVFNHDSSRHFTAHTGFIPTKRPALTLLASQANISLVGNARIDGGTALMSGTVSYSSHYKMRAEKDAFYDTVYVGDSLPYFDTLKFYPEISRKQFTDKFQKERCVFDGTDAVPTELSCRVVTMQGDSRCNRCKIIADKVFLRERAASTKANIIARTISIKDSVLLSGTFFAQDSLEVSVKRKQEKTINLAVQGRKTSDVDYTGTLLISNLKADKALVLFMGDNWDETTKGIPVTITENVDIKGSVISRGMIDFRGKLTGQMIAYYLGFYEGETLWRGFFRNGQIKGDTTIHTFLPDIIYLGGEASYEN, encoded by the coding sequence ATGGGCGCGGTAAGCAACAAGCGTGGATTCACCCTCCCCCTTACCATAGCTATTCTTGTCATCATCGGGTTTCTTGTTTCGTCGTTTTACACCATGGTCAAAAACGAACGGATTGAATCGTCCCGCAGATTTACCGATGCTCAAGCGACACTAGAATTAGAAAGCGGCGTCAATTACGCATTTTTCCGCATGCAAGCCGAGCACAAGCCTTGGCGCACCGATAGTTTGCAACATTCAAGCAAAGACGGAAAAATCCGTTTTTCACTTTCGCAAATACAAGACGGCGCGTACGCCTCACTCAACGTGTTCAATCACGATTCATCGCGCCATTTTACAGCACACACAGGATTCATTCCGACAAAACGCCCTGCATTGACATTGCTCGCATCGCAGGCCAACATAAGCCTCGTCGGAAACGCACGTATTGATGGCGGCACAGCGCTCATGAGCGGAACCGTTTCGTACAGCAGCCATTACAAGATGCGTGCGGAAAAAGATGCATTTTACGATACAGTCTATGTCGGCGACTCCCTCCCTTATTTTGACACGCTAAAATTTTACCCAGAAATCAGCCGTAAGCAATTTACAGATAAGTTTCAAAAGGAGCGCTGCGTTTTTGACGGAACAGATGCCGTACCAACAGAACTCAGTTGCCGCGTAGTCACGATGCAGGGCGACAGCCGCTGTAACCGTTGCAAGATTATAGCAGACAAAGTCTTTTTACGAGAGAGAGCTGCATCAACAAAGGCAAATATCATTGCACGAACAATTTCAATAAAAGACAGCGTATTGCTTTCGGGAACATTCTTCGCACAGGATTCACTGGAAGTATCCGTAAAGCGCAAGCAAGAAAAAACAATCAACTTGGCTGTTCAAGGTCGCAAAACCAGCGATGTTGATTATACCGGCACCCTCTTAATCTCCAACTTAAAAGCAGACAAAGCTCTAGTCTTGTTTATGGGCGATAACTGGGATGAGACCACGAAAGGCATCCCCGTAACCATCACCGAAAACGTTGATATCAAGGGATCCGTCATTTCAAGAGGGATGATTGATTTTCGCGGTAAACTGACAGGGCAAATGATAGCCTACTATCTTGGATTTTACGAAGGTGAAACTCTATGGAGAGGGTTCTTTAGGAACGGACAAATTAAGGGCGACACAACGATTCACACATTCCTTCCCGATATCATCTATCTCGGCGGCGAGGCTAGCTATGAGAATTAA
- the hisI gene encoding phosphoribosyl-AMP cyclohydrolase, which produces MKFEDLIKEVKFEVEFGGEKLAPAIVQDADKGDVLMMAWMNEEALRRTHECGEMVFWSRSRKEYWHKGDTSGNVMTVVEWAADCDSDALLFKVRMKGPQVACHTGARSCFFKKCD; this is translated from the coding sequence ATGAAATTTGAAGATTTAATCAAAGAAGTAAAGTTTGAAGTGGAATTCGGTGGCGAGAAGCTCGCACCGGCAATCGTCCAAGATGCCGACAAAGGCGACGTGCTGATGATGGCATGGATGAACGAAGAAGCCCTCCGCCGCACACACGAATGTGGCGAAATGGTGTTCTGGAGCCGAAGCCGCAAGGAATACTGGCACAAGGGCGACACGAGCGGAAACGTGATGACCGTCGTGGAGTGGGCCGCTGACTGCGATTCCGACGCTCTGCTTTTCAAAGTGCGAATGAAGGGGCCACAAGTTGCTTGCCACACAGGCGCTCGCAGCTGCTTCTTTAAAAAATGTGATTAA
- a CDS encoding GspE/PulE family protein, translating into MSFELKNPPSQAALRFLPQELMARYSVIPIDYSEETKRLTVAMADIDDYDLINDIQVAAGVYVNPVKADEDKVIQWINAFAERAVPTFGMSVAGNKANSPAIRMVNEIISEAMHTGVSDIHFEPGEKSFLVRFRKDGVLKIARKLPLRAISEITSRIKIMASIDIAEKRRPQDGRIHFDDGTKAVDIRVSALPTDYGQKMVLRLLDKGTIIHRLDSLGMTPAQIGLCEKEIHKPYGMFLITGPTGSGKTTTLYTLLQMIRCPELNISTIEEPIEYKLDGITQTAVNAKIDLTFAAALRTLLRQDPDVIMVGEIRDSETAELAIRAALTGHLVFSTLHTNDAPSAIVRLIDMGIEPFLVASAVNFIMAQRLVRKVCPKCGGKDPSCLTCGGSGYKGRVGIFEMMPMSETIREMVHKGTSNAELRRAAIAEGMKTLAMDGADKVTLGFTTESEIAAEAMI; encoded by the coding sequence ATGTCCTTCGAGCTCAAGAACCCGCCCTCGCAAGCAGCGCTCCGCTTTTTGCCACAAGAGCTCATGGCTCGTTATTCCGTCATTCCGATCGATTACAGCGAAGAAACCAAGCGGTTGACGGTCGCTATGGCTGATATCGACGATTACGACTTGATCAACGACATTCAAGTTGCAGCCGGTGTTTACGTGAATCCGGTCAAGGCCGATGAAGATAAAGTCATCCAATGGATTAACGCATTTGCCGAGCGCGCAGTTCCGACATTCGGCATGAGTGTTGCAGGGAACAAGGCAAACTCCCCCGCCATCCGCATGGTGAACGAGATTATTTCGGAGGCCATGCACACGGGCGTTTCCGATATTCACTTCGAACCGGGTGAAAAATCGTTCCTCGTTCGATTCCGCAAGGATGGCGTGCTGAAGATTGCAAGGAAGCTCCCCTTGCGCGCCATTTCAGAAATCACGTCGCGTATCAAGATTATGGCGAGCATCGATATCGCCGAGAAGCGCCGTCCTCAAGATGGCCGAATTCATTTTGACGATGGCACCAAGGCGGTCGATATCCGCGTTTCAGCTTTGCCTACGGATTACGGGCAAAAGATGGTGTTACGTCTTTTGGACAAGGGAACGATTATCCACAGGCTGGATTCGCTCGGTATGACGCCAGCACAAATCGGGCTTTGCGAAAAAGAAATTCACAAGCCGTATGGAATGTTCTTGATTACAGGCCCAACGGGTAGCGGTAAGACAACTACGCTCTATACGCTATTGCAGATGATCCGGTGCCCGGAACTGAATATTTCGACAATCGAAGAACCTATTGAATACAAGCTAGATGGCATCACGCAGACAGCCGTAAACGCAAAAATCGACTTGACATTTGCCGCTGCTTTGCGCACGCTCCTCCGCCAAGACCCGGATGTAATCATGGTGGGCGAAATTCGCGATAGCGAAACGGCAGAACTCGCCATACGCGCGGCACTTACGGGTCACCTGGTTTTCAGCACACTCCACACGAACGACGCTCCGTCTGCAATCGTGCGCCTTATCGATATGGGCATCGAGCCGTTCCTCGTTGCGTCTGCTGTGAACTTTATCATGGCACAAAGGCTTGTCCGTAAAGTTTGCCCCAAATGCGGCGGTAAAGATCCGAGCTGTCTCACTTGCGGCGGTAGCGGTTACAAGGGGCGTGTTGGCATTTTCGAAATGATGCCAATGAGCGAGACAATCCGCGAGATGGTCCATAAAGGAACTTCTAATGCAGAGCTCCGCCGAGCAGCCATTGCCGAGGGCATGAAGACTCTTGCCATGGACGGTGCAGATAAAGTCACGCTAGGATTCACCACAGAATCAGAAATTGCCGCAGAGGCAATGATTTAG
- the rplU gene encoding 50S ribosomal protein L21 — protein MYSIVEAGGFQYKVELGKAYKLPLIDAAVGSELELKSVLLFSGKEVQVGTPVLNDASVKVEILAHGKEDTIIVFKKKRRTRYERRNGHRQGYTEVLVTELRSGAESAVVDPQVITRNRARVAALAKQKVQNKPLTRKEKIAQGLPKPAKVKKNSLRKAKEA, from the coding sequence ATGTATTCTATTGTTGAAGCAGGTGGTTTCCAGTATAAAGTCGAGCTCGGCAAGGCCTACAAGCTCCCGTTGATCGACGCCGCTGTTGGTTCTGAACTGGAGCTCAAGTCCGTCCTTCTTTTCTCCGGAAAAGAAGTGCAAGTCGGCACCCCTGTCCTGAATGATGCTTCTGTCAAGGTCGAAATTCTCGCCCATGGCAAGGAAGACACGATCATCGTGTTCAAGAAGAAGCGTCGTACTCGTTACGAACGTCGTAACGGTCATCGTCAGGGCTATACCGAGGTGCTCGTCACGGAACTCCGCTCTGGCGCTGAATCTGCAGTCGTAGACCCTCAAGTTATTACCCGCAACCGCGCTCGCGTGGCTGCCCTTGCTAAGCAGAAGGTTCAGAACAAGCCGCTCACTCGCAAGGAAAAGATCGCTCAGGGACTTCCGAAGCCGGCTAAGGTCAAGAAGAACTCTTTGCGTAAGGCTAAGGAGGCTTAA
- a CDS encoding type II secretion system protein: MKRLIKSGFTLIELVVTIAISGVFFSMAMNLYSTANRAFVTDKKYDELYFEYNVLKSKTERFLQEHPDFCDRPDKYQLEYKLPLSPLQCKAIDKKRYLVYFQGYMDSSKHALVGFSTIIGE, encoded by the coding sequence ATGAAGCGTTTAATCAAGAGCGGTTTTACGCTCATTGAGCTTGTGGTAACTATCGCCATATCGGGCGTATTTTTTTCCATGGCCATGAACCTGTACAGCACAGCGAACAGGGCATTTGTCACCGACAAGAAATACGACGAGCTCTACTTCGAATACAATGTTCTAAAATCAAAAACAGAACGTTTTTTGCAGGAACATCCCGACTTTTGCGATCGCCCGGACAAATACCAACTCGAATACAAATTGCCACTGAGCCCGCTGCAATGCAAGGCCATAGACAAAAAACGTTATCTCGTGTATTTCCAAGGATACATGGATTCAAGCAAACACGCCCTCGTGGGCTTCAGCACGATTATTGGGGAATAA
- a CDS encoding glycine--tRNA ligase produces the protein MAKKVQDALKDIISLCKRRGFIFPGSEIYDGLANTWDYGPYGVELKRNIKNLWWKKFVTSRHDVLGLDSSILLNPRVWKASGHVGNFSDPLVDCLACHERFRADQLLEEKLGEGCCAGKNFDEVHQMMVDNKIECPTCGKTDWTKPRAFNLMFQTEIGVIEGEGNKVYLRPETAQGIFVDFRNIVDNVRPRIPFGVGQIGKSFRNEITPGNFIFRTREFEQMELEFFCEPGTELDWYNFWRKYCFEWLVNDLGVKREKLRLREHAKEELSHYSNGTTDVEYEFPFGWGELWGIASRTNYDLTQHQNESKVKQEYIDPVQNKRYIPYVVEPSLGVERLLLVLLCNAYEVEKLENDERTVLHFDPKVAPVKVAVLPLVKKGKVKEKAEELYQKLLNRWNVEYDETQSIGKRYRRQDELGTPFCVTVDFDTVGEGESDPAKLGYVTVRERDSMKQELVAIDNLEAYLFEKLGC, from the coding sequence ATGGCAAAGAAAGTCCAGGATGCCCTCAAGGACATCATCTCCCTCTGCAAACGCCGCGGCTTCATTTTCCCCGGCTCCGAAATTTACGACGGCCTCGCCAATACTTGGGACTACGGTCCGTATGGCGTAGAACTCAAGCGCAACATTAAGAATCTCTGGTGGAAGAAGTTCGTCACCAGCCGCCACGATGTGCTTGGTCTCGATAGCTCTATTCTTTTGAACCCCCGCGTTTGGAAGGCTTCTGGCCACGTGGGTAACTTCTCTGACCCGCTCGTGGACTGCCTCGCTTGCCACGAACGTTTCCGCGCTGACCAGCTCCTCGAAGAAAAGCTCGGCGAAGGCTGCTGCGCTGGTAAGAATTTTGATGAAGTTCACCAGATGATGGTGGACAACAAGATCGAATGCCCGACTTGCGGCAAGACCGATTGGACAAAGCCGCGTGCTTTCAACCTCATGTTCCAGACTGAAATTGGTGTGATTGAAGGCGAAGGCAATAAGGTTTATCTTCGTCCGGAAACCGCTCAGGGTATCTTCGTGGACTTCCGCAACATCGTTGACAATGTCCGTCCGCGCATCCCGTTCGGTGTAGGCCAGATCGGTAAGTCTTTCCGTAACGAAATTACTCCGGGTAACTTCATCTTCCGTACTCGCGAATTCGAACAGATGGAACTTGAATTCTTCTGCGAACCGGGTACTGAACTCGACTGGTACAACTTCTGGCGTAAGTACTGCTTCGAATGGCTCGTGAACGATCTCGGCGTGAAGCGTGAAAAGCTCCGCCTTCGCGAACATGCCAAGGAAGAACTTTCTCACTACTCCAACGGCACCACCGACGTCGAATACGAATTCCCGTTCGGCTGGGGCGAACTCTGGGGTATCGCTTCTCGTACGAACTACGACCTCACGCAGCACCAGAACGAATCCAAGGTCAAGCAGGAATACATCGACCCGGTCCAGAACAAGCGCTACATCCCGTACGTTGTTGAACCGTCTCTCGGTGTGGAACGTTTGCTCCTCGTGCTTCTCTGCAACGCTTATGAAGTCGAAAAGCTCGAAAACGACGAACGCACTGTGCTCCACTTCGATCCGAAGGTTGCTCCGGTCAAGGTCGCCGTGCTCCCGCTCGTGAAGAAGGGCAAGGTCAAGGAAAAGGCCGAAGAACTTTACCAGAAACTCCTCAACCGTTGGAACGTGGAATACGACGAAACGCAGTCCATCGGTAAGCGTTACCGCCGTCAGGACGAACTCGGCACGCCGTTCTGCGTGACCGTTGACTTCGACACTGTTGGCGAGGGTGAATCCGATCCGGCAAAGCTCGGCTACGTGACGGTTCGCGAACGCGACTCCATGAAGCAGGAACTCGTCGCTATCGATAACCTCGAAGCTTACCTCTTCGAAAAGCTCGGCTGCTAA
- a CDS encoding multidrug efflux SMR transporter, with protein sequence MYYLMLLLAIVCETAGTTLLKMSEEFTRVVPSVASLICYVASLYFLSVCLKVIPVAVAYATWSALGVALITIIGIVVFKQVPDIGAYVGLLLIVSGVVVLNLFSKMDVH encoded by the coding sequence ATGTATTACTTGATGCTTTTGCTTGCGATTGTCTGCGAAACGGCGGGCACGACTCTGCTAAAAATGTCGGAAGAGTTTACGCGCGTTGTTCCGAGCGTTGCGTCGCTCATCTGCTATGTGGCATCGCTTTATTTCTTGAGTGTATGCCTCAAGGTGATTCCTGTGGCTGTTGCGTATGCGACTTGGTCTGCGCTGGGGGTTGCCTTAATTACTATAATTGGTATTGTTGTGTTTAAGCAGGTGCCCGATATTGGAGCTTACGTAGGCTTGCTGCTGATTGTATCGGGCGTCGTGGTGCTAAACCTGTTTTCAAAAATGGATGTGCATTGA
- a CDS encoding sugar-binding domain-containing protein encodes MSKIISLDGDWQMIWDTEDTGISNRWYATYPEKTQTVSVPHIWERAFDKLLMAQDCAFYFKRFTIDDEKQVTKRIFLRFEKIATHATIWLNGKLLGDHFGAYTSFVVETQKAIKLGEENILCIRVANMGATNSRIDFGRESKEGANDRYAHPGEMPVGLPWSQYPYGGICGHVDLILGNAAFISDIHVEPDMDQERVSVEAFFNNPRGYQSRLRILMKNPNGDVFEYFKDIKLEKENATQKFLLGIKDWKRDKCVWSPEHPNLFAIEMQLEIKGAKGKAPEYTFPVVKTFGFRKFDCLKGDYYINDSIVKLMGVSYNQQWSEGGLWTDQNPALEKDLNAVKTAGFNVIRSCGAPLSSTALDICDKIGLFVFQEFPIHTMRSTAQGLEITKKLINDMVRDQHNHPCIAAWILGSENGTFMLQNGNKLLNAISPIDTCRPAISNFNSIYLDNEANFHKDTGKIIPVSIDRISQYATMRVNPRENPSAAYTHYLAHMFDKEDLELTVPDTGLGDSHFQDEEEPVLNDVENKVLVTLKNNTLFPKRATTIAGPRSIKSQKAIKNEFKSVEMFVTDSKLSIWPNFESFNADVYRIALKSKYDQITAFQSNPQISGFFLDQWADNGTDFSGITDENRKSKGLQNFAREITAPSRVLISELEHVVAPQSEVSFQLTLLNNSRLEDVEIEVTLLDSKDKELNTQKVLPEEPADKKTLTQLGICTLMAPRTTGMYKIKLTLKDNGKEIHSSFEDLIVIEQTDVKEAMDKVCFLDNYDESSDALAALDGSEQIIFTANLSSWPDEILDKIIDVTKNGGKTLLLSDMTTEDIDLLNQSHHFEHNIEAHWTTGANEFSLHYLPKDSPLLAVFGGNGVLDHNSASAMPGISLNELAGAKVYARSVTLKDGEIKTGVDLQLVPFGNGQIMFNQFSVIEGLETNALSDALFTAIVNLL; translated from the coding sequence ATGAGCAAAATTATTAGCCTTGATGGCGACTGGCAGATGATCTGGGACACAGAAGATACCGGCATCTCCAATCGTTGGTATGCAACGTATCCTGAAAAAACTCAGACTGTTAGCGTTCCCCACATTTGGGAAAGAGCATTTGACAAGCTTTTGATGGCCCAGGACTGCGCTTTTTACTTCAAGAGATTCACGATTGACGATGAAAAGCAGGTCACGAAGCGTATTTTCCTCCGTTTTGAAAAGATTGCAACACATGCAACTATTTGGTTGAACGGCAAGCTCCTTGGCGATCACTTTGGCGCCTACACGTCCTTTGTTGTCGAAACGCAAAAGGCTATTAAGCTCGGCGAAGAAAACATCCTTTGCATCCGCGTGGCAAACATGGGTGCAACGAACAGCCGTATCGACTTCGGTCGCGAGAGCAAGGAAGGCGCAAACGACCGCTACGCTCATCCGGGCGAAATGCCGGTGGGTCTCCCCTGGTCGCAGTATCCGTATGGCGGTATCTGCGGTCACGTCGATTTGATTCTCGGTAACGCGGCGTTCATTTCCGATATTCACGTTGAACCGGACATGGACCAAGAGCGTGTTTCTGTCGAAGCGTTCTTCAACAACCCGCGCGGTTACCAGTCTCGCTTGCGCATTCTCATGAAGAACCCGAACGGCGACGTTTTCGAATACTTCAAGGACATCAAACTTGAGAAAGAAAACGCCACGCAAAAGTTCCTGCTCGGTATCAAGGACTGGAAGAGGGACAAGTGCGTCTGGAGTCCGGAACATCCGAACTTGTTCGCCATCGAAATGCAGCTCGAAATCAAGGGCGCTAAGGGCAAGGCTCCGGAATACACCTTCCCTGTCGTGAAGACATTCGGTTTCCGCAAGTTCGACTGTCTCAAGGGCGACTACTACATCAACGATTCCATCGTGAAGCTCATGGGCGTAAGCTACAACCAGCAATGGAGCGAAGGTGGCCTTTGGACCGACCAGAACCCGGCTTTGGAAAAGGACTTGAACGCAGTCAAGACGGCGGGCTTCAACGTCATCCGTTCTTGCGGCGCTCCGCTCAGCAGCACGGCTCTCGATATTTGCGACAAGATCGGTCTTTTCGTATTCCAGGAATTCCCGATCCACACGATGCGTTCTACCGCTCAGGGTCTTGAAATCACGAAGAAGCTGATTAACGACATGGTGCGCGACCAGCACAACCATCCGTGTATCGCCGCCTGGATTCTTGGTTCAGAAAACGGAACGTTCATGCTCCAGAACGGTAACAAGCTTTTGAATGCGATTAGCCCGATTGACACGTGCCGCCCGGCAATCAGCAACTTCAACAGTATTTATCTCGACAACGAAGCGAACTTCCACAAGGATACGGGTAAAATCATCCCGGTTTCTATCGACCGCATTTCGCAGTACGCCACGATGCGCGTGAACCCGCGTGAAAACCCGAGTGCCGCTTACACGCACTACCTCGCCCACATGTTCGACAAGGAAGACTTGGAACTCACGGTCCCGGACACGGGCCTTGGCGACAGCCACTTCCAAGACGAAGAAGAACCTGTTTTGAACGATGTCGAAAACAAGGTTCTCGTCACGCTCAAGAACAACACGCTCTTCCCGAAACGAGCAACCACCATTGCAGGTCCTCGCAGCATCAAGAGCCAGAAGGCCATCAAGAACGAATTCAAGTCTGTTGAAATGTTTGTTACCGACAGCAAGCTTTCGATTTGGCCGAACTTCGAATCGTTCAATGCCGATGTTTACCGTATCGCACTCAAAAGCAAGTACGACCAGATTACGGCATTCCAGAGCAACCCGCAGATTTCCGGTTTCTTCTTGGACCAGTGGGCCGACAACGGAACCGACTTTAGCGGCATCACGGACGAAAACAGAAAGTCCAAGGGCTTGCAGAATTTTGCCCGCGAAATCACGGCCCCGAGCCGCGTGCTCATTAGCGAATTGGAACATGTCGTTGCTCCGCAGAGCGAAGTCAGCTTCCAGCTTACGCTTTTGAACAACAGTCGCTTGGAAGATGTGGAAATCGAAGTGACGCTTCTTGACAGCAAGGACAAGGAGCTCAACACGCAGAAGGTTCTCCCAGAAGAACCGGCCGACAAGAAAACCCTTACGCAGCTTGGCATTTGCACGCTCATGGCTCCGCGCACGACGGGCATGTACAAGATAAAGCTCACGCTCAAGGACAACGGCAAGGAAATCCACTCCAGCTTCGAAGACTTGATTGTCATCGAACAGACGGATGTGAAGGAAGCCATGGACAAGGTCTGCTTCCTCGATAACTATGACGAATCGAGCGATGCCCTTGCCGCTTTGGATGGTTCTGAACAAATTATCTTCACTGCAAACTTGAGTTCTTGGCCGGATGAAATTTTGGACAAGATCATCGATGTGACGAAGAACGGCGGCAAGACTCTGTTGCTCTCTGATATGACGACTGAAGATATTGATCTTTTGAACCAGAGTCATCATTTTGAACACAACATCGAAGCGCACTGGACAACTGGCGCAAACGAATTCAGCTTGCACTATTTGCCGAAGGACTCCCCGCTCCTCGCTGTGTTCGGCGGCAACGGCGTTCTCGACCACAATTCCGCATCGGCAATGCCGGGCATTTCGTTGAACGAGCTCGCAGGCGCAAAGGTTTACGCACGCTCTGTAACGCTCAAGGATGGCGAAATCAAGACGGGTGTGGACTTGCAGCTTGTGCCGTTTGGCAATGGCCAGATTATGTTCAACCAGTTCAGCGTGATTGAAGGTTTGGAAACAAACGCACTTTCGGATGCGCTGTTCACGGCTATCGTGAACTTGCTGTAA